The following proteins come from a genomic window of Triticum aestivum cultivar Chinese Spring chromosome 6A, IWGSC CS RefSeq v2.1, whole genome shotgun sequence:
- the LOC123127684 gene encoding trafficking protein particle complex subunit 12 yields the protein MFATSALGSPATSAAAAPLPDLSIPYDLATRGQWQALLANLAHPSHAHHPHHRLLLSALSALSLAKLRRFSDGAALLASLHPDPGCPPPPFLLRLLHALLPLFFPDRPLALDRLYTLLSSVRARPDAQHPEWRRRDALVSSILASDHLAHREFDVAIALVAELVAREPDNPVLLSRLAYAHLQIGNLAAASAVFQHVESVAAGDSSHDSLLSRNRALECIVAKDYAAAVREYERCIEADPADAIAVNNKALCLMYSRDLGDAIKVLEGALETMPTAALNETVVVNLCSMYELAFVNHGEVKRTLADWIARVAPDDFDKSCTRM from the coding sequence ATGTTTGCCACTTCCGCCCTGGGgtctccggcgacctccgccgccgcggcccctcTGCCCGACCTCTCCATCCCCTATGATCTAGCCACGCGTGGACAGTGGCAAGCGCTGCTCGCGAACCTCGCCCACCCCTCCCACGCCCATCACCCGCACCACCGCCTCCTCTTATCTGCGCTCTCGGCGCTCTCCCTCGCCAAGCTCCGCCGCTTCTCCGACGGCGCCGCCCTACTGGCCTCACTTCACCCAGATCCCGGCTGCCCGCCGCCGCCCTTTCTTCTCCGCCTCCTGCACGCTCTCCTCCCGCTCTTCTTCCCCGACCGCCCCCTCGCTCTCGACCGCCTCTACACGCTCCTCTCATCGGTCCGCGCCCGCCCTGACGCCCAGCATCCCGAGTGGCGCCGTCGTGACGCCCTCGTCTCGTCAATCCTCGCCTCCGATCACCTCGCCCACCGAGAGTTCGACGTCGCCATTGCCCTCGTCGCTGAACTCGTCGCCCGCGAGCCGGACAACCCGGTCCTGCTCTCCCGCCTCGCCTATGCCCACCTCCAGATCGGCAACCTCGCTGCCGCCTCCGCGGTCTTCCAACACGTCGAATCCGTCGCGGCCGGCGACTCCTCTCACGACAGCCTCCTGTCTCGCAACCGCGCGCTCGAGTGCATCGTGGCTAAGGACTATGCCGCAGCGGTGCGGGAGTACGAGCGCTGTATTGAAGCTGACCCGGCTGACGCCATCGCCGTGAACAACAAGGCGCTGTGCCTAATGTACTCGCGAGACCTCGGCGACGCCATCAAGGTGCTTGAGGGCGCGCTGGAGACGATGCCCACGGCGGCGCTCAACGAGACAGTGGTGGTCAATTTGTGTAGCATGTACGAGCTTGCCTTCGTCAACCATGGTGAGGTCAAGCGAACCCTTGCCGATTGGATCGCGAGGGTGGCACCAGACGACTTCGACAAGTCCTGCACACGCATGTAG